In Candidatus Moanabacter tarae, the genomic stretch CGATTCTGGGCGCTGCTCTCAATATTCTCCGACGTTTCACGGTAGCTGCACTTTCTCAGGTTTGGCTCAACCTTTCTATGATTATCGCGATTGGATTCTTCGGCTACTTTCTAGCCGGAAATTCCCATGAGAGAATTCTCTATCTGTGCACAGGGGTGCTTTTCGGAGGGTTTATTCAGATCGTTATCCCCACCTTTGCGTTGCGGCGAGAGGGGGTGCGTCTCCGTTTCGATCTGAGAGGGTCCGATCGTTTGAAGGAGATGATGAGTCTGTTCCTCCCAGGGGTGCTGGGTGCGGCTATCATCCAGATTAATTTTTTGGTCTCACGCTTGATCGCCTTTTGGCTGAGCGATGAAGCGGTTGCAATCCTCTATCTTGCTAATCGGTTGATTGAACTGCCATTAGGTATGTTTGTGATCGCGGTTACCACTGTATGCTTTCCTGATTTAGTCCGAAACGCTGTGAAGGGAGATTTTATGAGGTTTTCAGAAACTTTCCATCAGAGTATCCGTCTGATCCTTGCTATTACTTTCCCAGCCGCCCTCGGTCTATTTCTGCTGCGAGATCCTATTCTTCAGCTCTTTTTCCAGTGGGGAGCATTTGAAAGAAGCGACGTGCTAAAGACGGCACCAGTTCTTGCTGCTTATTGCGGGGGGCTTCCATTCTTCGCTTTTGCTGCCCTTTCAACTCGGGGGTTTCATGCCATCAAGGATATGCGCACCCCAGTCATTCTGGCCTTTGTAAATTTCATTCTCAATCTCATCCTCAGCCTGATTCTAGTGAGGCCATTAGGGATGATCGGTTTGGCTTTAGCTAATGTCTTTGCTATGGTGTTTCATGCGTTGGCCATGCATAATCTTCTTAGTCGGAAGGTGTCTTTATTAGGAAATTCATTTTCTTTTCTCGCAGTGATGAAGATCGTTGTCGCCACATTAGGAATGGGAATCCTAGTTGCTATCGCATGGATGTGGATTTCCTCTCAGTTCGTCTCACTGAAATTCGCTTCTCTTGTTGCGGTATTTTTCATTATTCCCGCCTCGGTCCTGGCTTACTTTTTCTTGTTGCGGTTAGTGCGTCTGGAAGAGGCGAGTGAGATTGGGCTGATGATGCGCAGGTTACTGCGATACTGATTACAGCCCGATCCTAATGGGTTGTTATTGATAGAAAACAGGGGCGGAAGGTTCAGAGCTTCAAGTTAGCAGGAAGGTGGGAAGCGTTGATATGAGTATTAGAGAAATTAATTTTCTAGATTTCAGGGTAGGGTCGGGTTTGGGGCGATAACGGTTGTAAATTTGTCCGTGGATAAAGGAAGAACAGTCCTGTTTTTGAGTGAGCCAGAACTTATGGGTTGGAGAACGCTAGGGTGGTTCTCAGGACTATGTGGCAATTCCCGTCGGGGTATTCTAAGATAATTCCGGTGTTAAAGTTCAAAACGATCTCTTCTTCGCCCCTAGTTTTGGTCAATGGCACTGAGGGATTGGCGAAATGCGCTTCTGTTCGAGCGGTTGGTGATTAGCTCTAATTAGGCCTCAGAGTGGGTTAGCCTGTATCTCTCTGCTGCATTCGTACGAAAACCATCGCAGCTAGTAGATTACAAATTGGCACACCCGGAGGGACTCGAACCCCCAACCTCCTGGTCCGTAGCCAGGCGCTCTGTCCAATTGAGCTACGGGTGCATCCGGAACGGAACCCCGAAAAATTCTTTGATGTAAGTTATCTCTATTCCTTGTATCAGCGCGTCCGGTTACCGAAATTGAAGCCTCCGAGCCTTTAGTGGAACTCAGATACCGTCAGCCTTAGAGAAGGTAAGCGGACTATGGTCACTGGAGCGGGAAAATCAAGCATAACAAGGATCCGTTTAAACACTTCCAACGATCGACTACCTTAGTAGTTGTAAAATGGTGACCGCCCAAAAGAGCCTGCAATATCCATGGGTTTCCTGGGTCCTAGAACTTATACTATCCAAAATCGTGGGCGGCTTTTGGGAATTTAATCGAGTTTCAGAATAAGGGTTATCCTTTCTGCAGCAGTAAATATAGAAGGTGCATTAACTACGAATATCTTATTCTGAGTACGTTCTATGAATCCAAAGTAACCTCCGTGATGATCGAAAACCGATTGGTACCTGTATATTTTAGATCTTGTCGCAAAAGAGTTTCTCGAATTTTATTTAACCGTCTCCTTAGCCTTAGGAGCAGATCAGAAGGGATTCGGCGACATGGTAATTTTTCAGGAGGAGTTATTTGTTGATCGTGTTTGCTGTTTTAGTTTCGATCGTGAACTCCTTCGGCCCCCTTGGATTTTTGGATGAGGCATTTTTATGAAACTGTGCGGTTTGAAAAAAGGCGGTAGGGTTGGAATTGGGATCGGCCTGATTCCCTACACCTTACGATGTTAGCTTAACTTTGGGAAAAGTTTTTTGAAATCGTGCATTTTAACGGAACACGATCTCTCTTTTAGTGGAGCGAGAAGTGTTCGGTAGATATCAACTTCAAAATTTGCTAATGGGTGCCGAAACTTCCGGGAATTATAATCTAAAGGTGGTTTTTATTTAAGGGGAGAAGCGGCACAAATTCTAGATATTGTCAGAAAATCGAACGATGGATGTAGGGGGATTTGGACCAACGCCGGAGCTCATTGATCTCAAGGATTTTCGTGCGTGGATATTAGAGGAGGATGCTGAGATTCTCGCGATAGATAAGCCCGGATGGATCGTCTGCCATCCTTCCAAAAGGGGACCTCTTTCAAGTCTGATAGGGGCAAGCCGAATTTATACAGGGATCGAGAATCTTCACCTTATAAGTCGTCTGGATCGAGAAACTAGTGGTGTTGTACTTCTCGCCAAGAGTCGTCCTGTTGCTCGTCGTTTTCAGATGGCGCTTCAGAACCGATGTGTGGATAAGGTCTATTTCGTTGTATTGGAAGGAAGTCTACATGAGCCTATTAGGGTAAATCAGCCGATCGGCCGCGATCCTTGCAGTAGGGTGGCGATTAGGCAGACAGTTCGTCGTTCAAGATCGACACGAAGAGCGGTTAGTCTATTCGAGCCTTTGATCAATCGGAACGGTTACTGTCTAGCGAAGGTTAAGTTAGAGACAGGGCGCAAGCATCAGATTCGTGTTCACGCTTTCTGGATGGATCATGGGGTTGTTGGCGATAAGATCTATGGCCCAGATGAAACGCTTTATCTCGAATTTATCGAGAAGGGGTGGACAGTCAGGTTGGAGAAAACGCTTCCTCTGATAAGGCAGGCTGTTCATGCAGCCAGACTACGGTTCAATTTTCCCGAAGGTGAACGCGTATTCCAATCCCCCTTTCCTTCGGACTTGCGGAGGTTTTGTTGTCAGACTATGGGGATTGATAAGGATGAACTAGAGGAAAATTTAGCTGATAAGTATAAGATTGATCAATAGGTAAGATGAGTGTGTTCCTGGAGAAATACAATATTCAGTCATCACTTTCTACCCTCGGTAATTCTCCAATATCCTGACCGCGGCTTTGACCGCTTCGATATGGGCCTCGATTCGAGTTTCAACGGTGCAATTGGTGGGACACTCAAAAGTGTAAACAAGGTTGCCACCGTGAGCAAGAAGGTAACACGACTCCGGCCACTGGGGACGGAGTGCCAAGTCTAAAGGTGGATGGAGGACGCTCTCCGCAGCCGGATACCCTTCGATCACGTTGGAATGATCTATTCCAACTATGGGGGAAACGGAACTGAGGATGGACTGGGCTGGAGATGGGACCTTGTGGCGATTGAGCTCATAAAGGTAATAGCCTGCTGCTTCGCAGTCTTCGTGAAGAGCGATTAGAAGTGAAAAACAAGCTACATTTTGAGAGAGCCATTGAGAGTGATATTTGGCCTCCGGAGTTTCTAGTTCGAGGTAATCACGATTAATGTCGAGACCCTGTCCATTCTCACGCGTTCCAGCTCTTATCCCTGTCGGGTTGAGAAGGGGGCATAGACAAAGACGGAGCGATCTGGGGAAAGCTCCCTCTTTAAGTAATCGCAAAAGAGCCAGCGGGCCGGCTGGCTCGTTACCGTGAATTCCAGCTGATAGGTAGAGGGATGTATTTGAAGAGGTTCCATCTCTTACCAACGCCAAGAGTGGATCGCTCCCGATCCATCCCATTTCGTGAATTGTAAATTCACACCGGTTTGCTTCCCTCTGGAGATCCTTCAAGTATTGACGAACGTCGAATTGTGAGATTTCGCTTTCCAATCCGATCGATTCCTACAAATAAGATAAAACTGAAATTTGAAGCATAAGCTCGTATATATTGGTGTCTTGTCTCCAAACCTGGTCTGAGAGTTAAGGTCTTTCAGACATAATTATCCGTTTGACGCAATGATTAGAGTTCGATTCGCGCCGAGTCCCACCGGGCATTTTCATATAGGAAATGCTCGCACTGCTCTTTTTAACTGGCTTTATGCACGCCACACCGGAGGGGTGTTTGTCCTGAGAATAGAGGACACAGACCGTGAGCGTAATTCCCCTGAGGCACTCGAAAAAGTGCTTACCAGTTTGCGATGGCTGGGCTTAAATTGGGATGAAGGCCCTGAGGTCGGAGGGAATGCAGGTCCTTACTTTCAGAGTCAGCGTGAAGCAATTTACAAGGATTTTCTGGAAAAATTGAGGGATAGTGGCAGGGCTTATAACAAGGAAGGAGCGGTTTACTTCAGAGTATCGGGAGAGGACCAAGTAATAGAGGACGCGATTCGGGGAAAGGTTGTACGACGGGAGGAAAAAGACTTTGTTATTTTTCGCTCCGACGGTACGCCGATCTATCACTTCGTGGTAGTTGTCGATGATATATCGATGGGAATTACGCACGTGATTCGTGGTGAGGATCATCTTTCGAATACGAGTAAGCATACCGAATTGTTTGCAGCGTTGGGAGCCGAAATTCCTGTCTTTGCTCACATCCCTCTCATTCTTAAACCCCACGGGCCCGGGAAGATGAGCAAGCGTGATTGGGGTTTCCAGGTTGGTGATTACGAAAGCCGGCTGTTTTTAGCCTCCGCGGTCCGAAATTATCTTTGTTTACTCGGGTGGTCTCCCAAAGACGACCGTGAGGTTCTTTCAATAGAAGAGATGATTGAACTTTTTGACTTCCCTGGTATCAACAAAGATGGGGCGCGATTTGATGAAGGAAAACTTTCCTTCATTAACTCGGTGCATTTACGAGATCTTCCCTTGGAGACTTTCGTTAGTATCTCTCGACCGATTCTCGTTCAGAGTGGGACTGTTGAGGAGGGAACTGACGAAGACTACCTAAGGATAGTCCTTCAGTTATGTCAGGAAAAAATACGGACATTCGAGGAACTTCCAACTTATGTTTTCCCCTTCTTTAGGGAGGATTTCTCATTTCAGGAAAAGGCAGAAAAGAAAATCATGAGGAAGAAAGGATCTCTTTCTCGTTTGCGCGAATTGCTGGCTGTTTTTGAGGCGATGGATGAATTTGGTGAGGAGGTTCTCGAGAACAGGCTGAACCAATTAGCTGAGAGCAAAGGATTCTACACAGGAGACTACATCCACCCGACTCGATTGGCCCTTTCTGGAACTAATGCCGGTCCCGGAATCTATGCCTTGATTCGAGTTTTGGGACGAGAAAGAACTTTAGCACGAATCCGGCGATATCTTGACATGCGCTCCCAGGAGAGATGATTGATGAGTGAGAGATTTTATTGTAGGATTTTATATACAACTTTAAAGTAATGAGCAGAATCGATTCCAGTACTGCTTCGGATTTCATCCGTCAAATCGTGACGGATGACATGGGTACCGGTAAGTGGGACGGACGGGTTGTGACACGGTTTCCACCAGAGCCGAATGGGTACCTTCACATTGGGCATGCCAAATCAATTTGCTTAAATTTTGGGGTGGCAAGAGAGTTCGGTGGTGTCTGCCACCTTAGATTCGATGACACCAACCCAGAGAAGGAGGAAACAAAGTATGTTGAAAGTATCGAGGAAGATATTGAGTGGCTAGGCTGGGATTGGGGGGAGCACCTCTACTTTGCCTCCGATTACTTTGAGACCCTTTACCAATATGCTCTTAAGCTTGTTCGGGCAAATAAGGCCTATGTTTGTGATCTGGGCCAGGAAGAGATTCGAAGATACAGGGGCACCTTAACTGAACCAGGGAAAGAGAGTCCCTTCCGGAACCGGACGGTAGAGGAAAATCTCGATCTTTTTGGACGGATGAAGACGGGTGAGTTTGAAGAAGGCTCTCGGGTTTTAAGGGCAAAAATCGACATGGCTGCCTCAAACTTAAATCTTCGCGATCCGGTCATCTATCGTATTTTGTATAAGAGCCACCATCGGACAGGCGACAGCTGGTGTATTTATCCCCTGTATGACTTCACACATGGCCAGAGTGATTCAATTGAGAAGGTTACTCATTCAATCTGTTCCCTGGAGTTCGAGGATCATAGGCCGCTCTATGACTGGTTTTTAGATGCCCTAGAAATCTATCATCCGCAACAAATCGAATTCGCCCGGCTTAATCTCACTTATACAGTAATGAGTAAACGAAGGCTTCTAAAAC encodes the following:
- the murJ gene encoding Lipid II flippase MurJ, which gives rise to MANRLANISIVAAATFVSRILGLLRDVIIFASLGATALSSAFLIAFAIPNLFRRLLGEGALTSAFVPIYSEELEKRSREEAHQFLNKVLTRLAVLLLVLVPIGSFLALQVMRYPGLAERWYLSAELTILLLPYLLFVCVAAILGAALNILRRFTVAALSQVWLNLSMIIAIGFFGYFLAGNSHERILYLCTGVLFGGFIQIVIPTFALRREGVRLRFDLRGSDRLKEMMSLFLPGVLGAAIIQINFLVSRLIAFWLSDEAVAILYLANRLIELPLGMFVIAVTTVCFPDLVRNAVKGDFMRFSETFHQSIRLILAITFPAALGLFLLRDPILQLFFQWGAFERSDVLKTAPVLAAYCGGLPFFAFAALSTRGFHAIKDMRTPVILAFVNFILNLILSLILVRPLGMIGLALANVFAMVFHALAMHNLLSRKVSLLGNSFSFLAVMKIVVATLGMGILVAIAWMWISSQFVSLKFASLVAVFFIIPASVLAYFFLLRLVRLEEASEIGLMMRRLLRY
- the rluD_1 gene encoding Ribosomal large subunit pseudouridine synthase D encodes the protein MDVGGFGPTPELIDLKDFRAWILEEDAEILAIDKPGWIVCHPSKRGPLSSLIGASRIYTGIENLHLISRLDRETSGVVLLAKSRPVARRFQMALQNRCVDKVYFVVLEGSLHEPIRVNQPIGRDPCSRVAIRQTVRRSRSTRRAVSLFEPLINRNGYCLAKVKLETGRKHQIRVHAFWMDHGVVGDKIYGPDETLYLEFIEKGWTVRLEKTLPLIRQAVHAARLRFNFPEGERVFQSPFPSDLRRFCCQTMGIDKDELEENLADKYKIDQ
- the gltX2 gene encoding Glutamate--tRNA ligase 2; this encodes MIRVRFAPSPTGHFHIGNARTALFNWLYARHTGGVFVLRIEDTDRERNSPEALEKVLTSLRWLGLNWDEGPEVGGNAGPYFQSQREAIYKDFLEKLRDSGRAYNKEGAVYFRVSGEDQVIEDAIRGKVVRREEKDFVIFRSDGTPIYHFVVVVDDISMGITHVIRGEDHLSNTSKHTELFAALGAEIPVFAHIPLILKPHGPGKMSKRDWGFQVGDYESRLFLASAVRNYLCLLGWSPKDDREVLSIEEMIELFDFPGINKDGARFDEGKLSFINSVHLRDLPLETFVSISRPILVQSGTVEEGTDEDYLRIVLQLCQEKIRTFEELPTYVFPFFREDFSFQEKAEKKIMRKKGSLSRLRELLAVFEAMDEFGEEVLENRLNQLAESKGFYTGDYIHPTRLALSGTNAGPGIYALIRVLGRERTLARIRRYLDMRSQER